A genome region from Bacillaceae bacterium IKA-2 includes the following:
- a CDS encoding ABC transporter ATP-binding protein has protein sequence MAILTVENVSLQFGGVKALNDVSYRIEEGEIFSLIGPNGAGKTSMLNCISGLYRPTNGSIKFQGKEILTMKPYNRTGLGISRAFQNIALFAHMSVLDNLKLGRHILMKSGLVAGGLYWGSAQKEEVEHRRAVEEVIEFLEMEDIRNVPVGTLPYGRQKQVEVGRALALNPKMILLDEPMAGMNSTEKEDMARYIIDMHEIKGMTVVLIEHDMGVIMDLSDHIAVLDFGKLIGFGTPEEIQNNPEVIKAYLGEEETG, from the coding sequence ATGGCAATCTTGACTGTTGAAAATGTTTCTTTACAGTTTGGTGGTGTAAAGGCACTAAATGATGTCAGCTATCGAATTGAAGAAGGTGAAATCTTCTCACTAATCGGACCAAATGGTGCCGGGAAAACGAGTATGCTCAATTGTATTAGTGGTCTATATCGACCGACCAATGGCTCAATTAAGTTTCAAGGGAAAGAAATTTTGACGATGAAACCATATAATCGTACTGGGCTTGGAATTTCACGAGCGTTTCAAAATATTGCTCTATTTGCTCATATGTCGGTGCTAGATAACCTTAAACTTGGTAGACATATCTTGATGAAATCAGGACTTGTTGCAGGTGGTTTATATTGGGGATCAGCGCAAAAAGAAGAGGTTGAACACCGACGTGCTGTCGAGGAAGTAATAGAATTTCTCGAAATGGAGGATATTCGTAACGTTCCTGTAGGAACATTACCATACGGTCGCCAGAAACAAGTAGAGGTAGGAAGAGCATTAGCTCTTAACCCCAAAATGATTTTACTAGATGAACCAATGGCAGGAATGAACAGCACTGAAAAAGAAGATATGGCTCGTTATATTATTGATATGCATGAAATAAAAGGGATGACAGTTGTTTTAATTGAACACGATATGGGAGTTATTATGGATTTATCTGATCATATTGCAGTACTAGATTTTGGAAAGTTAATTGGTTTTGGAACACCTGAAGAAATTCAAAATAATCCAGAAGTAATTAAAGCTTATCTAGGGGAAGAAGAAACTGGTTAG
- a CDS encoding cytochrome c peroxidase, whose amino-acid sequence MKKSLLSSLLVFILSLGLVACSSNTATEPNEPEKPTETPEVDTVGEVNELDVVIDKLLSNNALVPLGDIPIPEGSSMASEKLELGQILYFDHRLSGNDERSCMTCHVPEVGYGDGRATFETFDGGDGPRNSPTIINSGYYTTNFWDGRAASLEEQALGPIEDPGEMNMPLEVLIPKLKAIDGYEALFLAAGFEDGITAENIGKALASFQRQIVIKDTPYDKFLQGDRDALSDAEVRGLDLFAGKAACINCHQGENLSDNQFHNIGIERTDNPKKEGRMAVTGSASDDGSYRTTGLYGLTHTAPYMIDGSIRTLEEVIDYYDRGGDNHANKSALIGELDLSDTEKADLLAFLQVLGGEPPMFSKPSLPGIE is encoded by the coding sequence ATGAAGAAGTCTTTACTTAGCTCACTTTTAGTATTTATACTTAGTCTTGGTTTAGTTGCATGTTCTAGTAATACTGCTACAGAACCCAATGAGCCAGAAAAACCAACTGAAACACCTGAGGTTGACACTGTAGGAGAAGTTAATGAACTTGACGTAGTTATTGACAAATTACTTAGTAACAATGCACTAGTACCACTAGGCGACATTCCCATTCCAGAAGGTAGCTCAATGGCATCAGAAAAGCTTGAGTTAGGACAAATTTTATATTTTGATCACCGTCTTTCAGGTAATGATGAAAGAAGTTGTATGACTTGTCATGTACCTGAAGTAGGTTATGGTGATGGTAGAGCAACTTTTGAAACATTTGATGGTGGAGATGGCCCTAGAAACTCACCAACTATTATCAACTCAGGATACTACACAACTAATTTCTGGGATGGTCGTGCTGCTTCTTTAGAAGAGCAAGCATTAGGACCGATCGAAGATCCAGGAGAAATGAATATGCCTTTAGAAGTTCTTATTCCCAAATTAAAAGCCATTGACGGTTATGAGGCTTTATTCCTTGCAGCTGGATTTGAAGATGGTATTACTGCAGAAAATATTGGTAAAGCGCTTGCTTCCTTTCAAAGACAGATTGTTATTAAAGACACTCCATACGATAAATTTCTACAAGGTGATCGTGATGCTCTAAGCGATGCTGAAGTTCGTGGTTTAGACTTATTTGCTGGAAAAGCAGCATGTATAAATTGTCACCAAGGTGAAAATTTATCAGATAACCAGTTTCATAATATTGGCATTGAAAGAACAGACAACCCTAAAAAAGAAGGCCGGATGGCAGTTACTGGATCTGCATCAGATGATGGTTCATACCGTACCACTGGATTATACGGACTTACTCATACTGCTCCTTATATGATTGATGGTAGCATCCGTACTCTTGAAGAAGTAATTGATTACTACGATCGTGGTGGTGATAATCATGCTAATAAGAGTGCGTTGATAGGAGAATTAGATTTATCAGATACTGAGAAAGCTGATCTACTAGCATTTTTACAGGTTTTAGGTGGCGAACCACCTATGTTCTCTAAACCAAGCCTTCCAGGTATTGAATAA
- a CDS encoding DUF1360 domain-containing protein: MIEISWMIFIMIILASYRFTHLIVFDKITEFIRKPFLKKKMIIEDGHAKIKKAPDSKFGYLLNCYWCAGIWSAIFFGLGYILYPNYFIPAIFIFAIAGAQTIIETFVGVGTKTIHALDKHGKN, translated from the coding sequence TTGATTGAAATCAGTTGGATGATATTTATTATGATCATTTTAGCAAGCTATCGATTTACTCATTTAATTGTTTTTGACAAAATTACTGAGTTTATTCGTAAACCTTTTTTAAAGAAAAAAATGATCATTGAAGATGGCCATGCCAAAATAAAAAAAGCGCCTGATTCTAAGTTTGGTTATTTATTAAACTGTTATTGGTGTGCAGGTATTTGGAGCGCAATCTTTTTTGGACTCGGCTATATTCTTTATCCAAATTATTTTATTCCGGCAATATTTATTTTTGCGATTGCCGGTGCGCAAACAATTATTGAGACGTTTGTTGGTGTTGGAACAAAAACAATTCATGCATTAGATAAACATGGCAAAAATTAA
- a CDS encoding hemerythrin domain-containing protein, with amino-acid sequence MNQNSPCSAAFGDPQNINYCAPLKQLINEHPSLLAKLAEFNEMVATFEVEDSTNDWNQAIDQLHEKVTLFISELEPHSNREEEVLFEMMVKYMGREGGPIAVMEYEHATAKLNLKEFIDKVAVIKAEQSSASKETALELFRHIKIVYLTLTEHFMKEESILFPMAEQMLSAEEKQELADQFAKMP; translated from the coding sequence ATGAACCAAAATTCACCATGCTCTGCAGCCTTTGGAGACCCACAAAATATTAACTACTGCGCTCCATTAAAGCAACTTATTAATGAACATCCATCACTGCTAGCCAAATTGGCGGAGTTTAATGAAATGGTCGCAACCTTTGAAGTAGAAGATTCAACTAATGACTGGAATCAAGCGATTGATCAACTTCATGAAAAGGTAACTTTATTTATTTCCGAACTAGAGCCACACTCTAATCGTGAAGAAGAGGTTCTTTTTGAAATGATGGTCAAATATATGGGGCGCGAAGGTGGACCGATTGCAGTTATGGAGTATGAACATGCAACTGCAAAATTAAACTTAAAAGAATTTATTGATAAAGTAGCAGTTATAAAAGCTGAACAAAGCTCAGCATCCAAAGAAACAGCTTTAGAATTATTTAGACATATAAAAATTGTCTATTTAACATTAACTGAACATTTTATGAAAGAAGAAAGTATTCTTTTTCCAATGGCAGAACAAATGTTAAGTGCAGAAGAAAAACAAGAATTAGCCGATCAATTTGCAAAAATGCCCTAG
- a CDS encoding AzlC family ABC transporter permease produces the protein MFFSATLQSHKSDFRKGIIAGISIALGYLPVALTFGFIAETTGLSLLETIGMSAFVFAGAAQYMSLSLLAVGTGALEIIFTTFIINIRHLLMSTAISEKAEQDHPLIKAIYAFGITDEVFAVTSTKEGKLTSLYIGGVALIAYSSWVINSGIGYVIGTSLPQTLQQSMSIALYALFIALLVPSLKKHRKIIFLAVLAAILNSILTLFIPSGWAIIIATLASAILIEFLYDKKQNPYENQQSSNNKNKESN, from the coding sequence ATGTTTTTTTCAGCAACTCTTCAAAGTCATAAATCAGATTTTAGAAAAGGCATTATAGCTGGTATTAGTATTGCACTAGGTTATTTGCCTGTTGCCCTAACATTTGGATTTATTGCAGAAACGACTGGACTCTCACTACTTGAAACAATTGGAATGAGTGCCTTTGTTTTTGCAGGTGCCGCACAATACATGTCGTTAAGTTTACTGGCAGTTGGAACAGGTGCATTGGAAATTATTTTTACAACGTTTATCATAAATATACGTCATTTATTAATGAGTACAGCGATTAGTGAAAAAGCCGAACAAGATCACCCTTTAATAAAAGCAATTTATGCCTTCGGTATAACTGATGAAGTATTTGCTGTCACCTCAACAAAAGAAGGCAAGTTGACAAGCTTATACATTGGCGGTGTCGCCCTTATTGCTTATTCAAGTTGGGTCATTAATTCAGGGATCGGCTATGTAATCGGCACGTCATTACCGCAAACATTGCAGCAAAGTATGTCTATAGCGTTATATGCTTTATTTATTGCCCTGTTAGTTCCATCGTTAAAAAAACACCGCAAAATCATTTTCCTTGCTGTTTTGGCGGCGATTCTTAATTCAATCTTAACACTCTTTATTCCTAGCGGATGGGCAATTATTATCGCAACTTTGGCTTCAGCAATTTTGATTGAATTTTTATATGATAAAAAACAAAATCCTTATGAGAACCAGCAATCTTCAAATAATAAAAATAAGGAGTCCAACTAA
- a CDS encoding AzlD domain-containing protein produces MISNPMLIIILGMAIVTYIPRVLPLVTINGKEVSPKVKAVLQNVPYAALGALIFPGILFIQDDIWFGIIGGLTAFIVALLGANIIIVVISAITVLTLYSFLI; encoded by the coding sequence ATGATCTCTAATCCGATGCTAATAATTATTTTGGGGATGGCAATCGTTACATATATACCTAGAGTTCTTCCTCTCGTTACAATAAACGGAAAGGAAGTATCGCCAAAAGTAAAAGCCGTTTTGCAAAATGTTCCTTATGCAGCACTAGGAGCTTTAATTTTTCCTGGGATCTTATTTATTCAAGATGACATTTGGTTTGGAATAATTGGTGGCTTAACAGCATTCATCGTTGCTTTACTAGGAGCTAATATCATTATTGTTGTTATAAGTGCCATTACTGTTTTAACATTATATTCATTTTTAATATAA
- a CDS encoding DEAD/DEAH box helicase, which produces MIISYNPNPIIIHAGLLKKKSGYCIFIWGEQKKHKKYIDIEPFKYPFQYSPFELKLSLFRGHPASFYGTFIETTECHIQVPLDNRLFYSLAGNVPVYHVPATHEKHLFPIQGLEISLKEIYQYSSTLLQINGDSERVLADDFLFIQKLLAALLDELKHGEIIPSQNGGWDLPRFSFKQWHKSAPASFLALSPTNNSFLDKEVEKSSLRDFSIALITTYITDFLQTDTGIINAFDKLQQNQPKVVNNLLTGLQEDKPVSQSSESYHHLLENIGAIEVAPFKLGMRVEDQKDRDKWQLTLFILDRSDASLMIDVSELLLGQHPWRDNPVTFFNNALTKAKKQINGLEQFSLTTPSIQVSVDDAYKLLTENEIDFQQLGITILVPSWWQKREDNFSVILKQKELENTSYSSDPILNWQEIAQFDYAVSVGGVTISDEEFQELVNHKRPIVKVRGKWVFWDARTAEQIQSKINSFKGNSKLTYMQAYQLQQQNDADNTIQWQTHWNNKIKDLLGQLTDHNWDKFPVPESLNGTLRPYQHDGYSWLLNMRKVGFGACLADDMGLGKTIQTISYLLAVKEANQETLSNPFLLICPTSLIGNWEHELQLFAPSLKVYVHHGTARSSQSKLEKGIDDLDIIITSYSLAVRDQDLWTNRTWAGLILDEAQHVKNIETKQRRSIKQIDAMHRIALTGTPIENRVKELWSIIDLLNNHFLGSYQQFYRSYIKEIEGTEQNKEKLNELSTIISPFLLRRTKKDKQVHLQLPNKTEIIHRVGLTVEQASLYQAVINDLFDRINIVSEMERRALILSSLTRLKQICNHPAHYLKDGGELEERSEKWDKLMLLAEMIADNGEKALIFTQYRQMGELIKKGFEARFNTEIPFLHGSLQRHKREELIWEFSNTDAPFFILSLKAGGVGLNLTAATHVIHYDRWWNPAVENQATDRAYRIGQTEDVTVHKLLTNGTLEEKIQIMLERKQALSDQILNTNENKLSELTTGELEQFLKLRSSSLA; this is translated from the coding sequence TTGATTATTAGTTACAACCCAAACCCAATTATCATTCATGCTGGTCTTTTGAAAAAGAAATCAGGTTATTGTATCTTTATTTGGGGAGAACAAAAAAAACACAAAAAATATATTGATATAGAGCCATTTAAATATCCATTTCAATATTCGCCTTTCGAGTTAAAATTATCCCTATTTCGTGGGCACCCAGCCTCTTTTTATGGAACGTTTATCGAAACAACCGAATGTCATATTCAAGTCCCTTTAGACAATCGGCTATTTTATAGTTTAGCTGGTAATGTACCCGTGTATCATGTTCCAGCTACACATGAAAAACATCTTTTTCCGATCCAAGGCTTAGAGATTTCACTTAAAGAAATTTATCAGTATAGTTCTACTTTACTTCAAATAAATGGTGATTCTGAGCGAGTTTTGGCTGATGATTTTTTGTTTATTCAAAAGCTATTAGCTGCTCTTTTAGATGAACTTAAACATGGTGAAATTATTCCTAGTCAAAATGGTGGTTGGGACCTTCCGCGTTTCTCGTTTAAACAATGGCACAAATCAGCGCCCGCATCATTTTTAGCACTTTCCCCTACTAATAACTCTTTTTTAGATAAAGAGGTGGAGAAAAGTTCTTTAAGAGACTTCTCGATAGCTTTAATCACTACCTATATTACCGATTTTCTGCAGACAGACACTGGAATTATCAATGCCTTTGACAAGCTTCAACAAAACCAACCAAAAGTAGTTAACAACTTATTAACTGGGCTCCAAGAAGATAAGCCAGTCTCACAATCATCAGAATCCTATCACCATTTATTGGAAAATATTGGGGCAATTGAAGTTGCTCCATTTAAGCTTGGCATGAGAGTTGAAGATCAAAAAGATCGAGATAAATGGCAGTTAACGCTGTTTATACTAGATCGTAGTGACGCTTCTTTAATGATCGATGTCAGTGAGTTGCTATTAGGTCAGCACCCTTGGCGTGATAACCCAGTAACATTTTTTAATAATGCTTTAACAAAAGCAAAAAAACAAATTAACGGGTTAGAGCAATTTTCATTAACGACTCCTTCTATTCAAGTTTCAGTTGACGACGCATATAAACTCCTAACTGAAAACGAAATCGATTTTCAACAATTAGGAATCACAATACTTGTTCCAAGCTGGTGGCAAAAAAGAGAGGATAACTTCTCCGTCATACTAAAACAAAAAGAATTAGAAAATACTAGCTATTCTAGTGATCCGATTTTGAATTGGCAGGAAATCGCTCAGTTTGATTATGCAGTGTCTGTTGGTGGCGTTACTATTTCTGATGAAGAATTTCAGGAGCTCGTCAATCATAAGCGACCTATTGTGAAAGTTAGAGGTAAGTGGGTTTTCTGGGACGCCCGAACAGCAGAACAAATTCAATCAAAAATAAATTCTTTTAAAGGAAATAGCAAGTTAACATATATGCAAGCATACCAACTTCAGCAGCAAAATGATGCGGATAATACTATTCAATGGCAAACCCATTGGAATAACAAAATTAAAGACTTACTAGGCCAGTTAACTGATCATAATTGGGATAAATTCCCAGTTCCCGAATCACTTAATGGGACACTTCGTCCTTATCAGCATGACGGCTATTCATGGCTTTTAAATATGAGAAAAGTTGGCTTTGGGGCCTGTTTAGCTGATGATATGGGATTAGGAAAAACAATTCAAACAATCTCTTATCTGCTAGCTGTAAAAGAAGCGAATCAAGAAACATTATCCAACCCGTTTTTACTAATTTGTCCTACTTCATTAATTGGTAACTGGGAGCACGAACTTCAGTTATTTGCCCCTTCTTTAAAAGTATATGTTCATCACGGTACTGCTCGCTCTAGTCAATCAAAACTAGAAAAAGGGATAGATGATCTTGATATTATCATAACTTCTTATTCCTTAGCTGTTCGAGATCAAGATTTATGGACAAATAGAACATGGGCTGGACTAATTTTAGATGAAGCTCAACACGTGAAAAATATTGAAACGAAACAACGAAGAAGTATTAAGCAAATTGATGCTATGCATCGGATTGCTTTAACAGGAACACCTATTGAAAATCGTGTCAAAGAACTTTGGTCGATTATTGATTTGCTTAACAATCATTTTCTTGGATCTTATCAACAATTTTACAGAAGTTATATTAAAGAAATTGAAGGAACTGAGCAAAATAAAGAAAAACTAAACGAGCTCAGTACGATTATTTCACCTTTTTTACTGAGAAGAACAAAGAAAGACAAACAGGTCCACTTGCAGCTACCAAACAAAACAGAAATCATCCATCGTGTCGGTTTAACTGTTGAACAGGCAAGCTTGTATCAAGCCGTTATTAATGACCTTTTTGATCGAATTAATATCGTTTCAGAAATGGAACGAAGAGCCTTAATCTTAAGTAGTTTAACAAGACTCAAACAAATTTGTAACCATCCTGCTCACTATTTAAAAGACGGTGGTGAGCTTGAAGAACGTTCTGAGAAATGGGATAAGCTAATGTTATTAGCAGAGATGATTGCTGATAATGGCGAAAAAGCGCTGATTTTCACTCAATACAGACAAATGGGTGAGCTAATTAAAAAGGGATTTGAAGCAAGATTTAACACTGAAATCCCATTTTTACACGGAAGTTTACAGCGCCATAAACGCGAGGAGCTTATCTGGGAATTTTCTAATACAGATGCGCCGTTTTTTATTCTCTCACTTAAAGCTGGTGGGGTCGGGCTTAACTTAACTGCAGCTACTCATGTGATCCATTATGATCGTTGGTGGAACCCTGCTGTCGAAAATCAAGCAACAGACAGAGCATACCGGATCGGTCAAACAGAAGACGTTACCGTTCATAAACTTTTAACAAATGGCACTTTAGAAGAAAAAATCCAGATAATGCTTGAAAGGAAGCAGGCATTATCTGATCAAATTCTAAATACAAATGAAAACAAATTATCTGAACTAACAACTGGCGAATTAGAGCAGTTTTTAAAGTTACGATCATCTAGTTTAGCTTAG